A single region of the Gracilibacillus caseinilyticus genome encodes:
- a CDS encoding tartrate dehydrogenase, translated as MVTHDIAVIPGDGIGKEVVPVSLDLLNVLADIHGGITFQFTEFPWGCDYYLAHGEMLPKDGINELKQHEQIFLGAVGDQNLVPDHISLWGLLIKIRRECQQVINLRPVKYIEGVSSPLANPNDFDFMVVRENSEGEYSEIGGTMHSGPDEITIQNAVFTRKAVERTIRFACTLAEERNQKVTSATKSNGIVYSMPFWDKIFAEVGEDYPKLEKQSQHIDALSAFLVTKPSSFDVIVGSNLFGDILTDIGAAIMGSIGIAPAANINLEGKYPSMFEPVHGSAPDIVGKGIANPIGQIWSAKMMLDHIGYPELATLLFNAMASTITSGIKTPDLGGNQTTEEVVDEINKRLLADS; from the coding sequence ATGGTTACACATGACATAGCTGTGATTCCCGGTGATGGAATTGGAAAAGAGGTTGTCCCTGTATCGCTGGATTTGTTAAATGTATTAGCAGATATCCATGGCGGTATTACCTTTCAGTTTACGGAATTTCCGTGGGGATGTGATTATTATCTAGCACATGGAGAAATGTTGCCAAAGGATGGTATCAATGAATTAAAGCAGCATGAGCAAATTTTTTTAGGCGCTGTCGGCGACCAAAACCTTGTTCCAGACCATATCTCTTTATGGGGATTATTGATTAAAATTAGGCGAGAGTGTCAACAGGTTATAAATTTACGTCCTGTAAAATATATAGAAGGTGTGTCATCCCCCTTAGCCAATCCAAACGATTTTGATTTTATGGTTGTTCGTGAAAATAGTGAAGGTGAATATAGTGAGATTGGCGGAACCATGCACAGTGGTCCTGATGAAATAACCATTCAAAACGCAGTATTCACCAGGAAAGCAGTAGAACGAACGATCAGATTTGCATGTACCTTGGCCGAAGAGCGAAATCAAAAAGTGACAAGTGCCACTAAATCTAACGGTATCGTTTATAGTATGCCATTTTGGGATAAGATCTTTGCGGAAGTAGGCGAAGATTATCCGAAGCTTGAAAAGCAATCACAGCATATTGATGCATTGTCAGCTTTTTTAGTAACAAAGCCGAGTAGCTTTGATGTGATCGTTGGAAGTAATTTATTTGGAGATATATTGACAGACATTGGAGCAGCAATAATGGGAAGTATAGGCATTGCCCCAGCTGCTAACATTAATTTAGAAGGAAAATATCCTTCCATGTTTGAACCGGTTCATGGTTCAGCTCCAGATATTGTTGGTAAAGGGATTGCGAATCCAATCGGACAAATTTGGTCGGCGAAGATGATGCTGGATCATATTGGTTATCCAGAGCTCGCCACACTATTATTCAACGCTATGGCAAGCACCATTACGTCTGGAATTAAAACACCTGATTTAGGAGGGAATCAAACTACTGAAGAAGTGGTAGATGAAATAAATAAAAGACTGTTAGCAGATTCATAA
- a CDS encoding NAD-dependent succinate-semialdehyde dehydrogenase yields MNGLNYINGEWTGQQLEQKNIYNPATGDIVGTIPKAGAKETSVAIDAAAASFKSWSEATVYERYRLLKEWAKLIIDQKEEIARIMTLEMGKPLAESRGEIDYAVSYIDWYAEEGKRIYGEVIPSHKPNNRMQVWKKPVGVVAAITPWNFPAAMLTRKMAPAFAAGCTVVVKPSGETPLTAIKLVELCHEAGFPAGVVNIVTGSSTEIGGELMGNAKVKKVTFTGSTAVGKKLMEQGAKQLKRLSLELGGHAPIIILDDTDLDKAVEGTMASKFRNAGQTCVCGNRIYVQEGIYDAFIERFAEKVKSMKLGNGLNSDTDIGPLINHGAVEKVEEHVNDAVSKGAQVVVGGDRNAAAGDNYYAPTVLKDVNANMIVMKEETFGPVAPIQKVRTDAEAIQLANDTPYGLAAYVFTENLSRGMKLIENLDYGVVGWNEGIVSAAQAPFGGMKESGVGREGGHQGIEDFLEKQYVSIGI; encoded by the coding sequence ATGAATGGATTAAATTATATAAATGGCGAATGGACCGGTCAACAACTCGAACAGAAGAATATCTACAACCCGGCAACAGGCGATATCGTCGGAACCATACCAAAAGCGGGTGCAAAAGAAACGAGTGTAGCAATTGACGCAGCTGCGGCATCTTTTAAAAGCTGGTCAGAAGCGACTGTTTATGAGCGATATCGATTACTGAAAGAATGGGCGAAACTAATTATTGATCAGAAGGAAGAAATCGCAAGGATTATGACATTAGAAATGGGAAAACCGTTAGCAGAATCTCGTGGTGAAATCGATTATGCCGTGTCTTATATTGATTGGTATGCAGAAGAAGGGAAGCGAATCTATGGGGAAGTGATTCCCTCTCATAAACCGAATAATAGAATGCAAGTTTGGAAGAAACCCGTAGGTGTTGTCGCAGCTATTACTCCGTGGAACTTCCCGGCAGCCATGTTAACTAGAAAGATGGCTCCGGCTTTTGCAGCTGGATGTACAGTTGTTGTGAAGCCATCCGGAGAAACACCCTTAACCGCAATCAAATTAGTGGAGCTTTGCCATGAGGCAGGTTTCCCTGCCGGTGTTGTGAATATAGTTACCGGTTCATCCACTGAAATTGGTGGAGAGTTGATGGGGAATGCCAAAGTGAAGAAAGTGACATTTACCGGTTCTACCGCTGTTGGCAAAAAACTGATGGAACAAGGTGCCAAGCAATTGAAGCGATTATCGCTTGAGCTTGGAGGTCATGCTCCTATTATTATTTTAGATGATACGGATCTCGATAAGGCAGTGGAAGGAACAATGGCATCGAAGTTCAGAAATGCCGGTCAAACGTGTGTATGTGGGAATAGAATCTATGTGCAAGAGGGAATCTATGACGCTTTTATCGAGCGTTTTGCTGAAAAAGTAAAAAGCATGAAGCTTGGTAATGGTCTGAATAGTGATACAGATATTGGCCCGTTAATTAATCACGGAGCAGTAGAAAAAGTGGAAGAGCATGTAAATGATGCGGTGTCGAAAGGAGCACAAGTGGTTGTTGGCGGAGACCGAAATGCTGCGGCTGGCGACAATTATTATGCACCAACCGTTTTGAAGGATGTCAATGCTAATATGATTGTGATGAAGGAAGAAACATTTGGCCCAGTCGCTCCGATTCAAAAGGTGAGAACAGATGCAGAAGCAATACAATTAGCGAATGATACGCCTTATGGTCTGGCGGCGTATGTATTTACCGAGAACTTAAGCAGAGGTATGAAGCTGATTGAGAATCTCGATTACGGTGTTGTCGGCTGGAATGAAGGAATCGTCTCTGCCGCACAAGCTCCTTTTGGCGGAATGAAAGAAAGCGGCGTTGGCAGAGAAGGCGGCCATCAGGGTATTGAGGACTTTTTAGAGAAACAATATGTATCGATTGGTATATGA
- a CDS encoding peptidase, with amino-acid sequence MDLSQQIKTCIDGKREHYTTLLQRMVQQPSTVGNEQGVQTIVAEKLHELDLEVDVWEPDYQTLSQNPFFNSTRKSFKGSPNVVGVLPGSGGGHSIMLNGHIDVVPAGDLDPWEDDPFSGKVKDGKLFGRGATDMKGGNLALIIALETIKEMNLTLKGDIIFCSVIEEESGGSGTLSAIEKGYKADVALIPEPSQMKIFPKQQGSNWFRLKVKGISAHGGTRYEGVSAIDKGVLVYQTLLELEKKRNDRITDPLYADNPIPIPLNVGSFKGGYFPSAVPDHVEIEGRYGIAPGETIEEARQEFEDTLANLAEKDPWFQKHPVEVEWFGLRLPPGDCPLNHAFMDVLKATYTSIKQEEPVIAGSTWGTDGGLLTQAGDIPSVIFGPGTTSMAHFANEYIELDKIFETAEIITHAIIEWCNTNK; translated from the coding sequence TTGGATTTGTCTCAACAGATTAAAACATGTATTGATGGCAAACGAGAGCATTATACCACCCTGCTTCAACGAATGGTGCAGCAGCCTAGTACAGTGGGCAATGAACAAGGCGTGCAGACTATTGTTGCCGAAAAATTACATGAATTGGACTTAGAGGTCGATGTTTGGGAACCAGATTATCAAACACTTTCACAAAATCCTTTTTTTAATTCGACGCGTAAAAGTTTTAAAGGGAGTCCGAATGTCGTTGGTGTATTGCCTGGTTCAGGGGGAGGTCATTCGATTATGTTAAATGGTCATATTGATGTCGTCCCAGCAGGTGATTTGGATCCGTGGGAGGATGATCCTTTTTCAGGAAAGGTGAAGGATGGCAAATTATTCGGTCGAGGTGCAACCGATATGAAAGGTGGGAACCTGGCTTTGATTATAGCGCTGGAAACCATAAAAGAAATGAATCTGACGTTAAAAGGAGATATCATTTTTTGCAGTGTGATTGAGGAAGAGTCTGGTGGCTCTGGAACGCTCTCTGCTATCGAAAAAGGTTACAAGGCAGATGTTGCATTAATTCCAGAACCAAGTCAAATGAAAATTTTCCCTAAGCAACAAGGTTCGAATTGGTTTCGACTTAAGGTCAAGGGTATATCTGCGCATGGTGGTACGAGGTACGAGGGAGTGAGCGCGATTGATAAAGGGGTACTCGTTTATCAAACCCTCCTCGAATTAGAGAAAAAACGAAACGATCGTATCACAGATCCGTTGTATGCAGACAATCCAATTCCGATCCCTTTAAATGTTGGTAGTTTTAAAGGTGGATACTTCCCTTCAGCGGTACCTGATCACGTAGAAATTGAGGGTAGGTATGGTATTGCGCCAGGAGAAACAATTGAAGAGGCAAGGCAAGAGTTTGAAGATACTTTGGCCAATTTAGCAGAAAAAGATCCATGGTTTCAGAAGCATCCCGTTGAGGTGGAATGGTTTGGCTTACGTCTTCCTCCTGGTGACTGTCCGTTAAATCACGCCTTTATGGACGTTCTAAAAGCAACCTATACATCGATTAAACAAGAAGAACCGGTTATTGCTGGTTCAACATGGGGGACGGATGGCGGACTGCTGACACAGGCAGGTGATATCCCAAGTGTTATTTTTGGACCGGGAACAACCAGCATGGCCCATTTTGCAAATGAATATATTGAACTCGATAAAATCTTTGAAACAGCTGAAATTATTACACATGCTATCATTGAGTGGTGTAATACCAATAAATGA
- a CDS encoding GntR family transcriptional regulator has product MNDNNKLVQKPLSEVISEEIRKRIWNGEIEFGERLYEASLAEEFGVSRSSLREALQTLEFEGLLENKARRGTFVIKHSDEDVREIMEVRAILETQAFINASEVMTAEDFQQLSNIIDEMKELAKTDDWNAMFDLDLKFHLFVVHLCNNSRIVKMYDLIQVQIRTFLSELDTYYKQNKELFYKEHEDLFHALQVQDKSLIELSVRRHIYLREHE; this is encoded by the coding sequence ATGAATGATAACAATAAACTAGTTCAAAAACCGCTCAGTGAAGTGATATCAGAAGAAATTAGAAAACGTATTTGGAATGGTGAAATTGAGTTTGGTGAGCGACTTTATGAAGCAAGTCTGGCCGAAGAATTTGGGGTGAGCAGAAGTTCGCTGAGAGAAGCCTTGCAAACATTGGAGTTTGAAGGGTTACTTGAGAATAAGGCAAGAAGAGGTACCTTTGTTATTAAACATAGTGATGAAGATGTTCGTGAGATTATGGAAGTTCGGGCTATTCTGGAAACACAGGCATTTATCAATGCATCAGAAGTGATGACAGCAGAAGATTTCCAGCAATTAAGTAACATTATCGATGAAATGAAAGAATTGGCCAAGACAGATGATTGGAATGCGATGTTTGATCTGGATTTGAAATTCCATTTATTTGTCGTCCATTTGTGTAATAACTCGCGAATAGTGAAGATGTATGATTTGATTCAAGTTCAAATACGCACCTTTTTGTCGGAGCTAGATACGTATTATAAGCAGAACAAAGAATTGTTTTACAAGGAGCATGAAGATTTGTTTCATGCATTGCAAGTACAGGATAAATCTCTGATAGAATTATCCGTCAGAAGACATATTTATTTAAGAGAGCATGAGTGA
- a CDS encoding 2-hydroxyacid dehydrogenase gives MKKAKVMVYNRVSREVQEKLKTRYNVVNYQHINPLKHELFLADLKDTEGIIGLELPVTEELLKQAPLLKIVCNVSTGYNNLDIEAMTKYSVMATNTPGVLEETTADAVFGILIATARRIPELHNYLRSGGWKQYLTHDQFGVNVHHKTIGIIGMGTIGSLIAKRAYGGFNMNVLYHNRTRNEDAEKRYNATYCEMDTLLTKADFICLMTPLTPSTRDLIGKREFDLMKRSAIFINGSRGATVDETALVEALKQKKIRAAGLDVYRQEPVNHDNELLQLTNVVTTPHIGSSTYETELAMSKLAAQNLNEGLSGKKPANLINRELFIQTEGNEYEI, from the coding sequence ATGAAAAAAGCGAAAGTAATGGTTTATAATCGTGTGTCCAGGGAAGTCCAGGAAAAACTAAAAACGCGTTACAACGTCGTAAACTACCAACATATCAATCCTCTAAAACATGAATTATTCTTAGCTGATTTAAAAGACACCGAAGGAATTATCGGTCTCGAACTCCCAGTAACCGAAGAATTATTAAAACAGGCGCCGCTTTTAAAGATTGTATGTAATGTGTCGACCGGTTATAACAATCTGGACATCGAAGCGATGACAAAATACAGTGTAATGGCTACTAACACACCTGGTGTGCTCGAAGAAACAACTGCTGATGCTGTTTTCGGTATTTTGATAGCAACTGCCAGACGAATTCCTGAACTTCACAATTATTTACGGAGCGGCGGCTGGAAACAGTATCTTACACATGATCAATTTGGTGTCAATGTCCATCATAAAACAATTGGCATTATCGGCATGGGAACGATTGGTTCACTTATCGCCAAACGAGCTTACGGTGGATTCAACATGAATGTTCTCTACCATAACCGCACACGTAACGAAGATGCAGAAAAGAGATACAATGCAACCTATTGTGAAATGGATACGTTATTAACGAAAGCTGATTTCATTTGCTTAATGACGCCTTTAACACCGAGCACGAGAGATTTAATTGGTAAACGGGAATTTGATTTAATGAAACGCTCCGCTATTTTTATCAATGGTTCGAGAGGAGCAACAGTTGATGAAACCGCACTAGTCGAAGCCTTAAAGCAGAAAAAAATACGCGCTGCTGGTTTAGATGTTTATCGGCAAGAACCAGTAAACCATGACAATGAATTACTCCAACTAACAAACGTCGTCACTACTCCACATATCGGATCCTCTACCTATGAAACAGAATTAGCCATGTCGAAACTAGCCGCTCAAAACCTGAATGAAGGTTTAAGTGGGAAGAAGCCTGCCAACTTAATCAATAGAGAACTTTTCATTCAAACGGAGGGAAATGAATATGAAATTTAA